Proteins encoded together in one Cicer arietinum cultivar CDC Frontier isolate Library 1 chromosome 4, Cicar.CDCFrontier_v2.0, whole genome shotgun sequence window:
- the LOC101498493 gene encoding probable polygalacturonase, whose product MLSPRFGNSYVISVISIVLILGSVAESRVVSSKIESFDYPAINCRKHSAVLTDFGAVGDGKTSNTKAFNAAISKLSQYANDGGAQLIVPPGKWLTGSFNLTSHFTLFLQKDAVILGSQDESEWPQLPVLPSYGRGRDAPGGRFSSLIFGTHLTDVIITGNNGTIDGQGSYWWGKFKKKQMKLTRPYMIEIMYSDQIQISNLTLINSPSWFVHPIYSSNIIVQGLTILAPVTSPNTDGIDPDSCSNVKIEDNFIVSGDDCIAIKSGWDEYGIKVGMPTQHVIIRRLTCISPDSATIALGSEMSGGIQDVRAEDITAISTESAVRIKSAVGRGGFVRDIFVKGMNLNTMKYVFWMTGAYGQHADEGFDPKALPNVTNINYSNIIAKNVTFAGKLEGISNDPYTGICVSNTNIEMAANKKKLPWNCTDVSGVTSSDVTPQPCALLPQKGKFECAYPSDKLAIDKVQFKTCNFKSSNLF is encoded by the exons ATGCTGAGTCCAAGATTTGGAAATTCCTAT GTTATTAGTGTGATCTCTATAGTTCTGATATTAGGGTCAGTAGCAGAAAGCAGAGTAGTGAGTTCTAAAATAGAGAGCTTTGATTACCCTGCTATTAATTGCAGAAAACACAGTGCAGTTCTAACAGATTTTGGTGCTGTTGGTGATGGAAAAACCTCTAACACAAAGGCATTTAATGCTGCAATAAGCAAACTTAGCCAATATGCAAATGATGGTGGTGCACAACTTATTGTTCCACCTGGAAAATGGCTTACTGGTAGTTTCAATCTCACAAGTCATTTCACTCTTTTTCTCCAAAAGGATGCTGTCATTCTTGGATCTCAG GATGAATCAGAATGGCCTCAACTTCCAGTTCTACCATCTTATGGAAGAGGAAGAGATGCACCTGGTGGAAGGTTTAGCAGTCTCATTTTTGGAACTCATCTCACTGATGTTATAATTACTg GTAACAATGGGACTATTGATGGACAAGGATCTTATTGGTGGGGCAAGTTTAAAAAGAAGCAAATGAAGCTCACCAGACCATACATGATTGAAATCATGTACTCTGATCAAATCCAAATCTCAAATCTCACTTTGATCAATTCTCCATCTTGGTTTGTTCATCCAATTTACAGCAG taACATAATTGTACAAGGTCTCACCATTCTTGCACCAGTTACTTCCCCAAACACAGATGGAATTGATCCAG ATTCATGCTCAAATGTTAAGATTGAAGACAATTTCATAGTTTCTGGTGATGATTGTATTGCAATTAAAAGTGGTTGGGATGAGTATGGTATTAAAGTTGGAATGCCAACACAACACGTAATCATTAGAAGACTAACATGTATATCCCCTGACAGTGCTACAATTGCATTAGGAAGTGAAATGTCTGGTGGAATTCAAGATGTTAGAGCTGAAGACATTACAGCAATCTCAACAGAATCAGCTGTTAGAATCAAATCTGCAGTAGGCAGAGGAGGATTTGTGAGAGACATTTTTGTCAAAGGAATGAACTTGAATACTATGAAATATGTGTTTTGGATGACAGGTGCATATGGTCAGCATGCTGATGAAGGTTTTGATCCAAAAGCATTGCCTAATGTTACTAATATTAATTACAGTAATATTATTGCTAAGAATGTGACATTTGCTGGTAAACTTGAAGGCATTAGTAATGACCCTTATACTGGAATTTGCGTTTCTAATACGAATATTGAAATGGCTGCAAATAAGAAGAAACTTCCATGGAATTGCACTGATGTTTCTGGTGTTACAAGTAGTGATGTGACACCTCAACCTTGTGCTTTGTTGCCAcagaaaggtaaatttgaatgTGCTTATCCAAGTGATAAATTGGCTATTGATAAGGTTCAATTCAAGACTTGTAACTTCAAAAGTAGTAACCTCTTTTAA
- the LOC101511972 gene encoding beta-carotene hydroxylase 2, chloroplastic, with translation MAARLSTATTLNPCSNLLQPSTSSSSKTTAPTLFFTSLTTFNHTSILRTSRRTSFTVCVLMEDPKQINTDEEELVEPPINKSNSQIQLLLSNKLARKNSERFTYLIAAIMSSFGVTSMAIFAVYYRFSWQMEGGEVPWYEMFGTFALSVGAAVGMEFWARWAHKALWHASLWHMHESHHRPREGPFELNDIFAIINAVPAIALLSYGFFNKGLVPGLCFGAGLGITVFGIAYMFVHDGLVHKRFPVGPIANVPYFRRVASAHQLHHSDKFNGVPYGLFLGPKEIEEMGGLEELEKEIKRRTRSYTNGS, from the exons atggCGGCACGACTTTCCACCGCCACAACCTTAAATCCCTGCAGCAATCTGCTCCAACCCTCAACCAGCTCTTCCTCTAAAACAACAGCCCCAACACTATTCTTCACCTCCTTAACAACTTTCAATCACACCTCAATTCTTAGAACCTCAAGAAGAACAAGCTTCACCGTCTGTGTTCTCATGGAGGATCCAAAACAAATCAACACAGATGAAGAAGAATTAGTAGAACCTCCCATTAATAAATCCAATTCTCAAATTCAACTTTTACTTTCAAATAAATTGGCCAGAAAGAACTCCGAGAGGTTCACTTACCTAATTGCCGCTATCATGTCTAGCTTTGGTGTCACCTCTATGGCTATCTTCGCTGTTTATTACAGATTCTCATGGCAAATGGAG GGTGGAGAAGTTCCTTGGTATGAAATGTTTGGCACATTTGCCCTTTCTGTAGGTGCTGCG GTGGGTATGGAGTTTTGGGCAAGATGGGCTCACAAGGCTCTATGGCATGCTTCCTTGTGGCACATGCATGAG TCACATCATCGACCAAGAGAAGGTCCATTCGAGCTTAATGATATTTTTGCAATAATTAATGCTGTCCCTGCAATTGCTCTTCTCTCATACGGTTTTTTTAACAAGGGATTGGTTCCTGGACTCTGTTTTGGTGCA GGTCTTGGAATTACGGTGTTTGGGATTGCATACATGTTTGTCCATGATGGATTGGTTCATAAGAGATTCCCTGTGGGTCCCATTGCTAACGTGCCTTACTTCAGAAGAGTTGCTTCGGCTCAccaa CTCCACCATTCGGACAAATTCAATGGGGTGCCATACGGGCTCTTTTTGGGACCAAAG GAAATTGAAGAAATGGGAGGGCTAGAAGAGCTAgagaaagagataaaaaggaGAACAAGATCATATACTAATGGCTCATGA